From one Longimicrobiaceae bacterium genomic stretch:
- a CDS encoding DUF309 domain-containing protein encodes MTPGPGVPAALREFADRFGRGEFWESHEVLEAPWRRGRSGFYKGLILLASAWVHVERGNARGVAAQLRKTERELAPYRPAYLGLDVDALLAHAARLAAAVAAGPEGGAGAWA; translated from the coding sequence GTGACGCCGGGGCCCGGGGTCCCCGCCGCGCTCCGGGAGTTCGCGGACCGATTCGGCCGCGGCGAGTTCTGGGAGAGCCACGAGGTCCTGGAGGCGCCCTGGCGGCGGGGGCGGAGCGGCTTCTACAAGGGGCTGATCCTCCTCGCCAGCGCCTGGGTGCACGTGGAGCGAGGCAACGCACGCGGCGTCGCCGCGCAGCTCCGCAAGACCGAGCGCGAGCTGGCGCCGTACCGCCCGGCGTACCTGGGCCTGGACGTGGACGCGCTCCTCGCCCACGCCGCCCGCCTGGCCGCGGCGGTGGCCGCCGGCCCGGAAGGCGGCGCCGGTGCGTGGGCC